The Procambarus clarkii isolate CNS0578487 chromosome 7, FALCON_Pclarkii_2.0, whole genome shotgun sequence genome window below encodes:
- the LOC123761311 gene encoding ras-related protein Rab-24 isoform X2 → MTGKVDMKVVMLGQASCGKTSLVERFIYNRFNTNYQTTIGAAFGARCVDVQGKQICVGLWDTAGSERYEAMSRIYYRDAKAAVICYDVTNAESADRAKFWVGEVQKHEEDCRIFLCGTKVDLVSDKSQLRQVDYHDLSDYAEEVGAKVFETSSKTGKNVEELFNCVVEDFALRNEDVIATLQDSVITLHNKTTRKKCC, encoded by the exons ATGACTGGAAAGGTTGACATGAAGGTTGTTATGCTTGGGCAAGCATCTTGTGGCAAGACAAGTCTTGTTGAGCGTTTTATATATAATCGCTTTAACACAAACTACCAGACTACCATAG GTGCAGCATTTGGTGCTCGTTGTGTAGATGTACAAGGAAAGCAGATTTGTGTTGGCCTGTGGGACACAGCAGGAAGTGAACGATATGAAGCAATGAGCCGTATATATTACAGGGATGCAAAGGCAGCAGTCATTTGTTATGATGTAACAAATGCAGAGAG CGCTGATCGTGCCAAATTTTGGGTGGGAGAAGTGCAGAAACACGAAGAAGATTGTAGAATATTTCTCTGTGGCACAAAAGTTGATTTAGTGAGTGATAAGTCTCAGTTACGGCAAGTTGACTACCATGATCTCTCTGATTATGCTGAGGAG GTTGGTGCAAAAGTATTTGAAACATCAAGCAAGACGGGAAAAAATGTTGAAGAGTTGTTCAACTGTGTTGTTGAAGACTTTGCACTTAGAAATGAAGATGTTATTGCCACATTACAAGATTCAGTTATCACCCTGCATAACAAGACGACGAGGAAGAAGTGTTGCTGA
- the LOC123761311 gene encoding ras-related protein Rab-24 isoform X1 codes for MGTKRFGGSYSGEHRIKDLPETLCVLVAVQELSKMTGKVDMKVVMLGQASCGKTSLVERFIYNRFNTNYQTTIGAAFGARCVDVQGKQICVGLWDTAGSERYEAMSRIYYRDAKAAVICYDVTNAESADRAKFWVGEVQKHEEDCRIFLCGTKVDLVSDKSQLRQVDYHDLSDYAEEVGAKVFETSSKTGKNVEELFNCVVEDFALRNEDVIATLQDSVITLHNKTTRKKCC; via the exons ATGGGtactaaacgatttggcgggtcgtattccggggaacataggatcaaggacttgcccgaaacgctatgcgtgctagtggctgtacaagaat TGAGCAAGATGACTGGAAAGGTTGACATGAAGGTTGTTATGCTTGGGCAAGCATCTTGTGGCAAGACAAGTCTTGTTGAGCGTTTTATATATAATCGCTTTAACACAAACTACCAGACTACCATAG GTGCAGCATTTGGTGCTCGTTGTGTAGATGTACAAGGAAAGCAGATTTGTGTTGGCCTGTGGGACACAGCAGGAAGTGAACGATATGAAGCAATGAGCCGTATATATTACAGGGATGCAAAGGCAGCAGTCATTTGTTATGATGTAACAAATGCAGAGAG CGCTGATCGTGCCAAATTTTGGGTGGGAGAAGTGCAGAAACACGAAGAAGATTGTAGAATATTTCTCTGTGGCACAAAAGTTGATTTAGTGAGTGATAAGTCTCAGTTACGGCAAGTTGACTACCATGATCTCTCTGATTATGCTGAGGAG GTTGGTGCAAAAGTATTTGAAACATCAAGCAAGACGGGAAAAAATGTTGAAGAGTTGTTCAACTGTGTTGTTGAAGACTTTGCACTTAGAAATGAAGATGTTATTGCCACATTACAAGATTCAGTTATCACCCTGCATAACAAGACGACGAGGAAGAAGTGTTGCTGA